The genome window TACGAAAGAATCAGCCTGGGGCTGATGGGCATGATCGGCGTCGGGATTTATTCTCTAACCCGATGCTGAAAAGAAACCAAATTCTCGCGAAGAGCAAACCGAATTGGTCGGGCTCAGCCAATATTCCGGATGAAAATCCGGATGAAAATACGGATTCGCAGGATGGCGGGAGCGCGGACATCAACCGGAATGTGGTACGCGAAGGACTCCACGAAAGGAGAAATCGATGAGAAATATTTCTAAGGAAATGAGTCAGATTTCGGAGGGACGAATCGTATCGAAAATGAAGTGCAAGTTTTTGATTCCATTCGTAGTAGCGGCAATGGCCGCGCTTCTTTCCCCTCCCTCCGCATCGGCCCTGTCAATACTGGGGACTGCAGAGAACTTCGCGGTCCTGGCTGGCACGCCGAACATAACCAATACCGGCACGACCACCATCACCGGAGATGTGGGCATCCACCCAGGTGCGGAGCTCACTGGCCACGGGTCGATCATCCTCACCAGAGCGAACGACGCAATACACTTAGGTGACAGTAGCGCGCTTACGGCTAAGAATGATCTCACTACTGCATACACTGCTTTGAATCTTATGCCGGCTACTCAAACCTTGGTGAGTCCTGAACTTGGTGGAGCCACGTTCACGTCGGGCGTCTATGCGTTTCAGGGGAACCCTGCGGCGGTTCTGTTGACCGGAATGCTCACTCTCGACGCCCAGGGCAACAACAATGCGTACTGGGTTTTCCAGATTCCAAACGCGCTCACGACCGCCCCTGGTTCGTCGGTTGTTGTGAATAATTTCGGTTCGAATGGCGGTAACGATGCCGGTTTGTTCTGGGTGGTCGGCTCTTCCGCAGCCCTCGATACAACCACTTCGTTCGAGGGGAATATCCTCGCGTCTACAAGCATCACCCTAAACAACAGCGCAACAATTCTGAACGGCCGAGCCCTGGCGCAAACTGGCACGGTGACAATGGATACCAACACCATCAGTATCGTCTGTCCCACCGGCGGCGCCGGCAACGGCGGCCCCGGCTATAGCGGCGGTCTTGTGTATAACAGTGCTGGCCGTATAGTGCCCACCGTGCCCATCCCCAGCGCCGTGTGGCTGCTGGGATCCGGGCTTCTCGGGCTGGTCGGGCTGAAGCGGCGGAGCAGCAGGAAGGCTTGATCGGCCCGGTGGGCGGGGCGGTTTGCATCCGACCAACAAGCCGGTTCGCATGTGCGGAAAGTTCCGCATTGTGCGGACCGGCGCTCCGTTTGTTGACTTGGCCGGCTTCTCTGGAGCAGGTTGGGGCAACACAGCATAACGGTGTAAGAAAAAGGAACGGAGGGATCATGTCGAGTCGTCACCTTGGGGTCGCCCTGCTCGCAACGGCTGTCATGCTCGTGCTGGCGCCCGCCGGCCCGGCCTCTGCCGGCTACTTGTACGACAACTGGACGTCCGCGCAGAAGGTCACGGACCCCACTGGTGACACCAACTATGGCGCCTATGCCGGGCGGGACATCGTTGCGGCCTACCAGGCGTACGATGCCGGGTACCTCTATTTCCGGATCGACCTGTTAAGCGCCCCGTCCGCCTCCGCCGGCTACGCGAATACGTACGGGATCTACATCGACTCGAAGGCGGGGGCGGGCGCCTCGAACAAATACGTCCCCGGCACCCTCACCGGCATCGACTTCATCGTCAGCAGCCAGGTGGAATTGGAAAAACACGACCGGCTGGAGCTGGACTGGGACAAGCAATACCAGGTCTGGAAGGTCGACGAATTCAAGGACAGCGACAACCTGAAATTCCAGCACGTGGAGAACGGCGGCACAACGTTGGAATGGAGGGTCAAGGACGGACGGGGGGACCGCCACATCGGAGATTCCTTCACCTGGTGGGCGGCGACGATGCTCCCTGCGGACGGCCATCATGGGAAAAGAACCTACGACATGGCGGGGTCCGTGGTCACCCCCATCCCCGGCGCTGCGTGGTTTTTTGGCTCCGGGCTTCTGGCATTCGTCGGCCTCAAGAGGAGGAGCCGCAAGAACGACCGGTAACGTGTTTTCGCGGTAATACATCGGACTGGTGCGGCCGACAGGATGTAATAAATTACATCCTGTTTTTTTTTAAATTGATGTTTTTAATGTCTTCCGTCCGATACAAGCGCGGTCAATTCCCACGCACTATGGGCGGTAGCGAGTCCAGTCCCTCCTTAATGGGTATCATCATCACTAAATTCAAGGCTGGATCAATGGCGTTTGTCGGGGCGATCGGGTTCTCCCTCCTTCTGACGTTCCTCCTCTTCCGTCCCGCGCTTACCTACCTCGTTGGGATGTGGGGGAGGGAGGACTTCAGCTACGGCTACTTCATCCTCCCGATCGTCTTCTACCTGATATGGGAAAAACGCGAAGCCCTTCTTACGACGCCCTCCGCTCCTTCGTGGGCCGGCCTCGTCCCGTTCGCGGCCGGGATCGCGCTCTACTGGCTGGGCGAACTGGGCGGGGAGTTCACCACGCTCTTCCTGGCGCTCTGGCTGATCGTCGTCGGCTTCTGCTGGCTGCATCTCGGCTGGCGAAAACTGAAGATCATCTCCTTCCCCCTGGCCTTCCTGCTGGTGATGTTCCCGCCGCCGAACCTGCTCTACGGCAATCTCTCCCTGCGGCTGAAGCTCGTCTCGTCGTGGCTCGGCGTGCAGATGATCCAGCTCTTCGGCCTGTCCGCCCACCGGGAAGGGAACATCATCGACCTCGGGTTCACGCAGCTGGAGGTCGTGGACGCCTGCAGCGGCCTGCGCTACCTGTTCCCGCTGGT of Deltaproteobacteria bacterium contains these proteins:
- a CDS encoding ice-binding family protein, which produces MRNISKEMSQISEGRIVSKMKCKFLIPFVVAAMAALLSPPSASALSILGTAENFAVLAGTPNITNTGTTTITGDVGIHPGAELTGHGSIILTRANDAIHLGDSSALTAKNDLTTAYTALNLMPATQTLVSPELGGATFTSGVYAFQGNPAAVLLTGMLTLDAQGNNNAYWVFQIPNALTTAPGSSVVVNNFGSNGGNDAGLFWVVGSSAALDTTTSFEGNILASTSITLNNSATILNGRALAQTGTVTMDTNTISIVCPTGGAGNGGPGYSGGLVYNSAGRIVPTVPIPSAVWLLGSGLLGLVGLKRRSSRKA
- the xrt gene encoding exosortase — protein: MAFVGAIGFSLLLTFLLFRPALTYLVGMWGREDFSYGYFILPIVFYLIWEKREALLTTPSAPSWAGLVPFAAGIALYWLGELGGEFTTLFLALWLIVVGFCWLHLGWRKLKIISFPLAFLLVMFPPPNLLYGNLSLRLKLVSSWLGVQMIQLFGLSAHREGNIIDLGFTQLEVVDACSGLRYLFPLVALSILLAYHYRAAFWKRAVLVVSSIPITIFTNALRIASVG